One window of Ziziphus jujuba cultivar Dongzao chromosome 5, ASM3175591v1 genomic DNA carries:
- the LOC132799105 gene encoding putative RING-H2 finger protein ATL12 — MIFILLLFQFAKPQNEPDADSVLFPHPIHTNSNQIHPSLAIVIGVLFIMFFITLSLVAYAKFCITNPLHFNFHHHDFHGLIRPRSRQSGLDRTVIESLPFFRFSSLKGSKKGLECAICISKFQETEILRLLPNCNHAFHIDCIDQWLENHSTCPLCRYKIDAGDLKNIIYSNSSRSLARKVPSNLTEDLNLELFIQREEAHDNDQHHGLSSRFIKAGVGSFRKSMDMKLLHKFKHKILISDAVVRNRWSDVNSSDFLSLNSEMLGVMSSQRFSLTESNSKIDGSDSYPTLSCFPSTSSICCEQSTSTGQLLINTNEKRSMSEITNLSRFTEFNMNNYNKRSKGSGSDANSSKEERMKRIWLQIAGGTVRWFASSEELKYRQQPLNV, encoded by the coding sequence ATGATCttcatattgttattattcCAATTTGCTAAACCCCAGAACGAGCCTGATGCTGATTCTGTACTATTCCCCCATCCCATCCATACAAATTCAAATCAAATCCATCCGAGTCTGGCAATCGTTATTGGTGTCCTCTTCATCATGTTCTTTATCACTCTTTCCCTTGTTGCCTATGCCAAATTCTGCATCACCAACCCACTTCATTTCAATTTTCATCATCACGACTTTCATGGCCTAATTCGACCCAGGTCTAGACAATCCGGGTTAGACAGAACGGTGATCGAGTCACTCCCATTCTTCAGGTTTTCTTCACTCAAGGGTTCCAAAAAAGGCCTAGAGTGCGCAATTTGTATATCCAAATTCCAAGAAACAGAAATTCTTCGCTTATTGCCCAATTGCAACCATGCTTTTCACATCGATTGCATCGACCAGTGGCTTGAAAATCACTCTACCTGTCCTCTTTGTAGGTATAAAATTGATGCAGGAGACCTCAAGAATATCATTTATTCAAACAGTTCGAGATCTTTGGCTAGAAAAGTCCCTTCAAATCTAACAGAGGATCTAAATCTAGAGCTTTTTATCCAAAGGGaagaagctcatgataatgatcaaCATCATGGCTTGTCGTCAAGATTTATTAAAGCTGGAGTCGGCAGCTTCCGGAAGAGCATGGATATGAAGTTGCTGCACAAGTTCAAGCACAAGATTTTGATCTCCGACGCTGTTGTTAGGAACCGCTGGAGCGATGTTAATTCATCTGATTTCTTGTCGTTGAACTCGGAAATGCTAGGCGTTATGTCAAGCCAAAGATTTTCTCTTACAGAATCAAATAGTAAAATTGATGGAAGTGATTCATATCCAACTTTAAGCTGCTTTCCTTCTACTTCATCAATATGTTGTGAACAGAGCACATCAACAGGACAATTACTGATCAATACGAATGAGAAACGATCAATGTCGGAGATTACAAATCTTTCGAGGTTTACAGAATTTAACATGAACAATTATAATAAACGAAGCAAAGGTTCTGGTTCTGATGCTAATAGTAGCAAGGAGGAGAGGATGAAGAGAATTTGGTTGCAGATAGCCGGAGGAACAGTCAGATGGTTTGCCAGCTCAGAAGAGTTGAAGTACAGACAACAGCCATTGAATgtgtaa